The Triticum aestivum cultivar Chinese Spring chromosome 3A, IWGSC CS RefSeq v2.1, whole genome shotgun sequence genome includes a region encoding these proteins:
- the LOC123060618 gene encoding mitochondrial dicarboxylate/tricarboxylate transporter DTC, translating into MADAKQQQPPQTALAASGVWKTVKPFVNGGASGMLATCVIQPIDMVKVKIQLGEGSATSVTKKMLANEGVGSFYKGLSAGLLRQATYTTARLGSFRVLTNKAVEANEGKPLPLVQKAAIGLTAGAIGACFGSPADLALIRMQADSTLPAAQRRHYKNAFHALYRIIADEGVLALWKGAGPTVARAMSLNMGMLASYDQSVEVLRDKLGAGELSTMLGASAISGFFASACSLPFDYVKTQVQKMQPDATGKYPYTGSFDCAMKTLKSGGPFKFYTGFPVYCVRIAPHVMMTWIFLNQIQKVEKRVGL; encoded by the exons atggcggacgcgaagcagcagcagccgccgcagaCGGCGCTGGCGGCCAGCGGCGTGTGGAAGACGGTGAAGCCCTTCGTGAACGGCGGCGCCTCCGGCATGCTCGCCACCTGCGTCATCCAGCCCATCGACATGGTCAAG GTGAAGATCCAGTTGGGCGAGGGCTCTGCAACTAGTGTCACCAAGAAGATGCTTGCTAATGAGGGAGTTGGTTCCTTTTACAAG GGATTGTCTGCTGGTTTGCTAAGGCAAGCAACATACACAACCGCTCGACTGGGATCCTTCAG GGTTCTAACAAATAAAGCAGTTGAAGCAAACGAAGGAAAACCACTGCCCCTAGTTCAGAAAGCTGCTATTGGTCTCACTGCTGGAGCGATTGGAGCTTGTTTTGGTAGTCCTGCGGATTTGGCACTCATCAGGATGCAGGCTGATTCAACCTTGCCAGCAGCCCAGCGCCGCCACTATAAGAACGCTTTTCATGCACTTTACCGTATTATTGCTGATGAAGGTGTTCTGGCACTTTGGAAGGGCGCAGGTCCAACTGTAGCGAGAGCGATGTCACTCAACATGGGCATGCTTGCCTCCTATGATCAGAGTGTTGAGGTACTTAGAGACAAACTTGGTGCTGGAGAACTTTCTACAATGCTTG GGGCCAGTGCCATTTCAGGATTCTTTGCATCTGCTTGCAGTTTGCCCTTCGACTATGTTAAGACACAGGTTCAGAAGATGCAACCTGATGCTACTGGAAAGTATCCATACACTGGGTCTTTTGACTGTGCAATGAAAACCTTGAAGAGTGGCGGTCCGTTTAAGTTCTACACTGGCTTTCCGGTCTATTGCGTCAGGATTGCTCCACATGTCATG ATGACATGGATATTCTTGAATCAGATCCAGAAGGTCGAGAAGCGCGTCGGCCTTTAA
- the LOC123058112 gene encoding putative CBL-interacting protein kinase 13 yields MARMAGKGSSGRALAGGASGASGREREGKKALLLGRFEVGRLLGQGNFAKVYQARNVATGEEVAIKVIEKEKVFKSGLTAHIKREIAALRRVRHPHIVQLYEVMATKLRIYFVMEYVRGGELFARVAKGPLPEGEARRYFQQLVSAVAFCHARGVYHRDIKPENLLVDDAGDLKVSDFGLSAVAEQMRHDGLFHTFCGTPAYVAPEVLSRRGYDAAKADLWSCGVVLFVLGAGYLPFQDRNLVGMYRKIHRGDFRCPKWFSPELLRLMHRVLDTKPPRRASVDEIMENEWFKVGFRRFSFRIEDDRSFTCFDLDDGDAYAPTSPPDTPRTADGSDYGDATDQQQKIPGGMTSCGSAPSLLEGRFGQLGGSSRRRSSLNAFDLISFSPGFDLSGLFEDGGGEGSSGEGEQQQNAARFVSAAPAEQILAALERTAAAAGMAVWAREDGSVIMEGTREGANGALAVAAEIYELTPELVVVEVRRKSGGAAEYEEFYRARLKPSLRELMTEEPAPRVGSKELTRSV; encoded by the coding sequence ATGGCGCGGATGGCAGGCAAGGGGAGCAGCGGCAGGGCACTGGCCGGCGGGGCCAGCGGGGCCAGTGGACGCGAGCGTGAGGGGAAGAAGGCGCTGCTGCTGGGGCGGTTCGAGGTGGGGAGGCTGCTGGGGCAGGGCAACTTCGCCAAGGTGTACCAGGCGCGCAAcgtggccaccggcgaggaggTGGCCATCAAGGTGATCGAGAAGGAGAAGGTCTTCAAGTCCGGCCTCACGGCGCACATCAAGCGCGAGATCGCCGCGCTCCGCCGCGTGCGCCACCCGCACATCGTGCAGCTCTACGAGGTCATGGCCACCAAGCTCCGCATCTACTTCGTCATGGAGTACGTGCGCGGCGGCGAGCTGTTCGCGCGCGTCGCCAAGGGCCCGCTCCCGGAGGGCGAGGCCCGGCGCTACTTCCAGCAGCTggtctccgccgtcgccttctGCCACGCGCGCGGGGTGTACCACCGGGACATCAAGCCTGAGAACCTCCtcgtcgacgacgccggcgacctcaAGGTCTCCGACTTCGGCCTCTCCGCTGTCGCCGAGCAGATGCGCCACGACGGGCTGTTCCACACCTTCTGCGGCACCCCGGCCTACGTCGCCCCCGAGGTGCTCTCCCGCCGCGGCTACGACGCCGCCAAGGCCGACCTCTGGTCATGCGGCGTCGTGCTCTTCGTCCTCGGCGCCGGCTACCTCCCGTTCCAGGACCGGAACCTCGTCGGCATGTACCGCAAGATCCACAGGGGCGACTTCCGCTGCCCCAAGTGGTtctccccggagctcctccgcctcatGCACCGCGTGCTCGACAccaagccgccgcgccgcgcctccgTCGACGAGATCATGGAGAACGAATGGTTCAAGGTCGGATTCCGCCGCTTCTCCTTCCGCATCGAGGACGACCGCTCCTTCACTTGCTTCGACCTCGACGACGGCGACGCCTACGCGCCCACCTCGCCGCCCGACACCCCGCGGACGGCGGACGGCAGCGACTACGGCGACGCCACCGATCAGCAGCAGAAAATCCCGGGCGGGATGACGTCGTGCGGGTCGGCGCCGTCGCTGCTGGAAGGGAGGTTCGGGCAGCTGGGcgggagctcgcggcggcggtcgAGCCTGAACGCGTTCGACCTCATCTCCTTCTCCCCGGGGTTCGACCTCTCGGGGCTgttcgaggacggcggcggcgaggggagcagCGGGGAGGGCGAGCAGCAGCAGAACGCCGCGCGATTCGTgtcggcggcgccggcggagcAGATCCTGGCCGCGCTGGAGCGGACGGCCGCCGCGGCGGGCATGGCGGTGTGGGCACGGGAGGACGGGTCGGTGATCATGGAGGGGACGCGCGAGGGCGCCAACGGCGCGCTGGCGGTGGCCGCGGAGATCTACGAGCTGACGCCGGAGCTGGTGGTCGTGGAGGTGCGGCGCAAGTCCGGCGGCGCGGCCGAGTACGAGGAGTTCTACCGGGCGCGCCTCAAGCCCAGCCTGCGGGAGCTCATGACCGAGGAGCCGGCGCCACGTGTCGGCTCCAAGGAGCTCACTCGGAGCGTGTGA